In Scophthalmus maximus strain ysfricsl-2021 chromosome 13, ASM2237912v1, whole genome shotgun sequence, the genomic window TGTGACATTCCACAACTGGATATAACCTGTACAgctaagttaaaaaaaaccaaagtaaaCTCGTATCAATAAAAAAGGCTCATTTATCAATTTCTTATTTGGATGGTGCATTGTCGGTGGACAGGGAGTTTAATTATTGCACAGGAAAGAGGTGCTGAGATGGCTCGaaaactttgaagaaaaaataattccatccatccattgattGTGCTTATCAAGTCGTGATACTCTGCATTGTCCGGAGGTGTGACATCTCTTTGGTTTGAGTGGCTCCGTACATAAATACcttggatttaaaatgaaaaactgactTTGAGGTTGAAGCGctgacttttcctcttttaatcCGAGGCCATTTAAAACTTTTCCTTTGGAAATGATATGAGCTGTGAAACTCTGTTTGAGAGGATTATACGTCAAAAAGAAATCCTACTCTGTTCACCTTGTATGGAGGTAAACTCTCTCAGAACATCCTCACAGCGGGTCACAGATTTTTAATATCGGCtacagtttcatttcaaatccattgtttgaaaaaaaaaaaaagaatataatatGTTATTAAACATCCAGAAAGGCCACAGACGGTTTCAGTTTCCCCTTCATCGGctgcttttcctctcttcctcgccCAGCGTCCCTGGAGGGCTCCGAGCAGCTGCCCATGAAGCGGATGGTGCAGAAGATTCTGGAGAAGGAGGGCTTCTTCGGACTCTACCGCGGCATCCTGCCCAACTTCATGAAGGTCATACCGGCCGTCAGCATCAGCTACGTGGTGTACGAGAACATGCGGTCTGGCCTGGGAATTCAAAAGTAGGGCGGCAGAGAGTCATCCGCGCAATGCGGCAATTTTTtcgaaaaaaaacaccccttcCCCTTTTCAGAACGTGTTTACGTGTAGGCCACCGTCTGGTCAGAGAGAGCCACTGTAGAAGTTTCAAAGTTGTTTAGAAAAGATCCTGCAGCACTCGCGTAGTCGGGCTGATGAGAACTAATAAGACTTCTACGGTGTTTTTCCGTCTGTGTGgcgtttttggttttttttgtacgaCGCACTCACAGATTTATTTGTGCACTGTTTTTGGGTCTACGGACTTTTTCAAACCACGGACACTCGGAgaggctgtttttcttcttatctcAAGACTTTCTCTGCTTGTGGTTTAACTGTTGGTTAGAGTAGAAAAGTCAATGAAGTCATTCTGAGCGTGGGTCTCGTTGTTCCTCTGATGTTTGTCCAAGAAGCACCTTATTGTACCGGTCTGGGGGAAATCCAGGTAAGTGGAATAAcatgattcttttctttttttcttttttttgccgtcCGTTCTCTGAGATTATCAAAAGTAGTCAGACCAAAtgttgagagggaaaaaaaaaagaagttgcaGAAACTCGTCCAGTTTTAAATATGTCCCctgaatattgtgtgtgtgtgtgtgtgtgtgtggggggggggggggggggggaatgtgcATTGCTGCGTTTTCACATTGGACCTTTTCATTGCTGTGTTCAGGACGGGTTCGTCTCCTGGGGGAAAGGGTTTCACTCGAGTGTTGGTCCTCCCTTAGGTGGGACAGATTTGTATTCACCTTTTCAGTGCGTTTGGTACCCAGGGGAGTAAATGTGCCTTATGGGGTTGTTCTCCGACGTCCGTGGACTTCACCCGTCCTCCACCCTCACTGCATCTTGCCTTTCTTTTCCAATGTTTGGTGAATTGGACGAGGCAATAAACACACTTTGAATATAAAGGAGAAGATGAGTGACTTTATTTGTAGTCTGAACAGCCTCGTGTTCGGTTGTCACGTTTGCTGATGTGCATTTGATCCTGGAGGCTTTAAGAACAAGATTACTCCGGGTCAGGTCTAATGTAATAATACCCTCTTCCCCTGTGATGTCGGTGCTCGTGACTTCAGCCGTCTGATCCGAAGCATTTAGGAAGGACGCAGTAAGAGAGTCTCCGCTGATTTGCAGGACTGAACTCGGGAAGGGACTGAGAGGAGTCATCCAGTTCCTGCTGGGCAACTCTCAAAACGTATAATTTGAATAAGGAACTAATCATCAGCAAACATTAAATGtgttcagagctgcaacagttaaacgattagtaattgactattGTGATAATTCAATAATGGTTTCAAGTggctttgattaaaaaaaaaaaaaaaaaaaaaaagagtcaaaattctctgatttcagcttcttaaatgtgaatattttctggtttctttgctcctctgtgacagtgaactaaatatctttgatgcgtgcattaaaacaaaatatcatcttgggggttttggaaacacgatcaacatttttcacaattttatggaccaaactactAATGAGTtattcgagaaaataatcaacagattaaacaataatggaaataatcgttagttgcagccctaaatgtGTTCCAGCTTTAAGAATACTTCGGTGCGTCCTCAAAAAACCGACATATTTAAAGCATCATGTTGAAGTCTGGTAAATGACTttgaaaacaagtcaaaaaaTAACGTTTATTATTGGATAattatgtacatttatttgatatttattaaGTGTGGACTTTTAGCTTCAGCAGTTTCAGTCcgttttaaatattttccttcACTGTGTGGGATTTTGAAGATCTTTGACTTTGGCGACCCCTGGTGGTACAATTTTAAATCAGTTATTTATTGTGAAAGATGTTAAAATCGTTAAAGCTCACACTCATGTTTTCTACCGTGTCTTTTAAATAATGGTatgatgttgaaaacaaaactttacaagtattacaatattttatattattcaaTCTGAGAAGATGATCTTCTCTGGGAATAGTCCACTCATCACGAGAGTACCaaatagagagaaaaatgcCACAATGGTCAGGACAGAGCGCAGAGCTTTGAACCAGCTGGGGTAAgtggggagcagagagagatcGTAATGCAATGCCACTCCGTGTCCCATGATCGCCATAGTGGTGGCGGCAACGATGTTGTCGCTCATCAGCATGGCCGTCCAGGCCAAGAGGGCGGGAACCACACTGTTGGCCAGGTTGATCCAGTCTGGCTTGCCTGGGCTGCTCTCGGGAAGAGCGAACCCCCAGCGAGCGCCACCCAGAAaggacaagatggcggcgccgtAGGCCAACTGCGCAAAGGCCAACTCTGGGTAGAAGCATTCAGTCGCAGCCATGAGCATGGTGGGGGACACGAAGGGGATCAGCCCGGCGAACCCCAGCCACAAGGCGGGTTTGGGTCCGTTCCGCAGGTCCTTCATGTCGTAGCGCAGCAGGTCCAGCTCTCGTGGTGGAGGTTCCGGCTTAGGCCGCTTCTTCAACCTCGCGGCGGAGGAGTGGAAATGTCGCTCTCTTGCTAGAATCGGAGACTCGTGGATTTGAGTCCTCGGGAAGGGCTCGGTCCTCCCGACGCCGAGGACAGCGGGAGCTTTAAAAAGTCCCACGTCCCTTCCTGTAGGTGGCAGCCTTGCTGACGAGGCCCAGCAGGTCTGCAGGGAGCCACATCCTCCGTCGGGAGCCCCTCCGGTCAGGGCTGATGTCCAGCATCTTTGTGGAGGACCTGCCCGGTGCAACAcctaagaaagaaaaaagaaaactctatTTCTCTCTTAAAATGTGTTGACTAATGTTTGGATGTATTGAAAATTGCGCTTTAGAGGATGGGATCATCACAAATGGGTCCTTTACCTTTCGGGCTGCGAAGGTGCCTTTTCTGAAAATGACGGCGAGCATCTGTAAGGAagtgaaggtcagaggtcaggttaGACGGACGGATATGAGCAGTTTTACCCCCATAAAAAGAATCCAGTCCACTA contains:
- the LOC118317992 gene encoding transmembrane protein 69-like, with amino-acid sequence MLAVIFRKGTFAARKVLHRAGPPQRCWTSALTGGAPDGGCGSLQTCWASSARLPPTGRDVGLFKAPAVLGVGRTEPFPRTQIHESPILARERHFHSSAARLKKRPKPEPPPRELDLLRYDMKDLRNGPKPALWLGFAGLIPFVSPTMLMAATECFYPELAFAQLAYGAAILSFLGGARWGFALPESSPGKPDWINLANSVVPALLAWTAMLMSDNIVAATTMAIMGHGVALHYDLSLLPTYPSWFKALRSVLTIVAFFSLFGTLVMSGLFPEKIIFSD